The nucleotide sequence TGGTCCCTAAAAAGAATGCATTGGGACCTACATCAGCAGCGAAGGAAGACAATGAAGAGGGAGAAGAACCTGGTAAAACAGGATACGACATGGATTAAGAATCAACTACCCAACACCTTATGAATGCTGCAAGGAAAGGTGATCTATCACCTACGcaagtggaaaaggcaaaatcagtagcaaaaggtaagaagaagcaacaaaaagataattttgcAGCACCAAAAGCTGGGGTGCACACAAGGAGAACGCTAACTAAATCCaacaatcagtgatgaatgctcTCATCTGGAATATAAGGTCAGTCAACACACAGCAGGTCTTTGAAAGGTTGACAAAGATGCATAAGCAAAATCACTATGATTTTGTAGGATTAATGGAGCCAAATCAACAAGCAAAAAAACTGGAAAGGTACAGAAACAAGATAGGACTTGCACAGGCAATTTCAAATGTATCAAACAAGATCTGGGCTTTTATAGATGAGGTATTTGAGGTAACTGTTATGTACAATATGGTGCAACAATTAACACTAAGATTGTTTCATACTGAAACGCATGTGGAGTTTGTCCTAACATTGATATACGCAAAATGTGATGCAATTGAGAGGATAGAATTATGGGACTCATTATATGCAATGGCAAGGGATATGGATGCATCATGGCTTGTAGGAGGTGATTTCAATGTAATATGGGACGAAGAAGAGAAGTTTGGTGGGTTACCTGTGTCACTgaatgaaattgatgattttcgaCACTGCATCAACACTTGCAATCTATTCGACCTTGGATTTAAAGGCAgcatatttacatggtggaatgggagagcAGAAGAAGACTGTATATTCAAAAGACTAGACAGATGTTTGGCAAATGGTGAGTTCCACCAAATATTTCCAGGAATAGAGGTGCAACATTTGTCAAAGACTGGCTCTGATAATAGTCCAATGTATCTGAAGTGTGATTTTGAGACTCCACCTATAAAAAAACCTTTTATGTTCTTGAATATTTTGGGTGGAACATGCGACTTTTAAAGATGTGGTGAAAGAAAATTGGTCTGCTGATTTCAGTGCAAacccttttattctttttaatcacaagttaaaaaaattaaagaaggccCTATTATTGTGGAGTAAGGCTACATTTGGAGATATTTTCCAAAAGATAGCAAGTATGGAAGAGGTAGTGATGGTTCATGAAGCAGAATTTGAAGCAAATCCTACAGGGATGAACAGGGAAAGACTACAAAAGGTTCAGGCAGAATTGATCAAATGTCTGGCACTAGAGGAGAAATATTGGCAACAAAAGGCAGGCATGACTTGGTTCAAGGAAGGGGATAGGAACACAAAGTTCTTCCACGCACAAGTGAGAGGTAGGAGGAAGAGACTTAAACTTAACAGAATTTAAAACAGAGGAGGAACCTGgattgaagaagaacaagaaattgcAGAAGAGGCTATCAAATTCTACGAGGAACAGTTCACAGAAGCAGCTACTCCTGCATCATTTGATATCGTAGAGCATGTTCCTAATCTGATTAACTCTGAGCAGAATGCAGAATTGATTAAACAACCAACAAAAGAGGAGGTTAAAGTGGCAGTACTTGGACTTAATTGTGATAGTGCTGGGGGGCCAGATGGTATGACAGGAAAATTTTatcattcttgttgggacttaATATGGGATGACATGTACGACATGGTGAGGGCTTTTTTCAATGGTCATGAGCTACCCAAGTGTGTAACACACACAAACCTAGTTCTTCttccaaagaaaaaagaagttaccaCCTTTTCTGATTTAAGACCAATAAGCCTCAGTAATTTTTCTAATAAGGTTATATCAAGGGTGGTACATGAAAGGCTAGTGAAATTTCTCCCAAGTCTGATATCGGAGGAACATGCAGGTTTTGTTAAGGGAAGGAATATAGTAGAAAACATCCTTCTAACTTAGGAAATAGTGACGGACATTAGACTTAGAACTAAGGCTGGACCTAATGTCATCCTGAAACTAGATATGACCAAAGCTTATGATAGAATATCTTGGCTATTTCTAACCAAGGTACTGAGAAAAATGGGATTCACAGAAAGATTGATAGGGATTGTCTTTGGATTAGTTTCAAACAATTGGTATTCTATTCTAATAAATGGTCAAGCTCATGGGTTCTTTAAGTCCTCAAGGGGAATAAAACAAGGTGATCCTGTATCTCCAACTTTGTTTATATTGGcagcagaagcattatctaggGGTCTCAATGCACTACATACTAACCTGTATTTTAGTGGATTTGGGATGCCAAAGTGGAGTCCAAAGATCAATCATTTGGCGTATGCAGATGACAtgattattttctcatcctcagATGAAACATatctgatgctgattatgcaagtGGTGAAGGCATATGAAAATGCATCTGGGCAGCTTGTTAACAAGACCAAATCAGCTGTGTACCTACATCATTTAACAGACATGGAAGTGGTCAGCAAGGTGGAAAGGATCACAGGCATTCATAGGAATGATTTCCCTATCATATATTTAGGTTGTCCGATATTTTATGCAATGAGAAAGTTGGAATTCTATCAGCCCCTAATTACTAAGGTAATGGACAAACTGCAATCATGGCACGACAAGTTATTATCAGTAGGGGGCAGGGTAGTTCTTATATCCCATGTATTGCAAAGTATGCTAATGCATCTACTGTCAGCTATAAACCCCCCAAAGTATGTGATAAATAGGTTGCACAAATTGTTTGCTCAGTTTTTCTGGAGCAGCACTGTAGGAGGAACTAGTAGACATTGGGCTTCATGGAATACCTTATGCATGCCAGTTGAGGAAGGAGGAATAGGTTTCAGGTCACTGCATGATGTAACAAAGGCATTATTCAGCAAGTTGTGGTGGAATTTCAGAACAAAACCAAGCCTATGGAGCTCTTTCGTATGTCAGAAATACTGTAAAAAATTAAATCCTGTAATTGTTCCGTGGAAAAGGGGGTCTCACATCTGGAGAAAAATGTTGGAATGCAGAGATCTGATTGAACATCAAATCCTTTGGCAAACAAAAATGGGATCCTCATTATTTTGGTATAAAAACTGGACAGGTCTTGGGGCACTATATTTTTTAGTTCCTCAGGACTTTGGAATTAATGAAAATGTACATAATGTACATGATGTTACCTTAGATGGTGAGTGGGATGTGGACAGGCTATTTGAAATACTTCCTGAAGAGTTAGCAGTACACATTCTGGAGAAAATCAAACCACCTTCAACAATGCGGGTTCTTGACAGGCCCTTTTGGATGCTGGAAACAAGAGGATATTTCAGTATTAAGTCAGCATGGGAGTATACGAGAAGAAGAGACGAACCAAGAAAAGCTTATAGAATGATTTGGGTAAAAGGACTGCcttttaaaatagcatttttCATGTGGAAAGTATGGAAAGCAAAGCTACCTTTAGATGATTTCTTGAAAAGGGTTGGTTACTGCATGCCATCAAAATGTTGGTGTTGTGTACAGCCTGACGAGGAATCTCTTCAGCACTTGTTTTTTAGATCAGAAACTGCAAAGACAACTTGGAAGTATTTTCTATCAAGGGCAGGAATAGATGTGGAGGGACTTACATTGCACCAAGCAATCACAAAATGTTGGACTGCAAATGTGTGCTTAAGATTAAAACCAGTAATGCAAGCACTCCCCTCATGTGTAGTCTGGGAActttggaaaagaagaaatagtatGAAGTATGGGGATGCGGTGACaactagcagggtaatttatcaagtttcatcaaatataCAGGCTTTGGTGAAAGTGAGAAAGCCTGGGATGGACATGGTACCTCACAAATGGCAAGATCTATTAGCTATGATGGAAAACTTCACTCCTAAACTTAAGGTTACAAAAGTCATGTGGGAATTTCCAAGTGCAGGATGGCTAAAAGTTAATACGGATGGTGCATCGAGAGGAAATCCAGGCAGGAGCTCAATAGGTTTTTGTATAAGAAATGAAAAGGGTGACATAGTTAAGTCAGTAGGGAAAGAGATTGAGGAGACAACAAACACAGTAGCTGAAGCGAAGGCCATGGTAGAAGCACTAAGGTTCTGCAGATCTCATCAATACTCACATGTATGGCTTCAAACTAACTCAATGTTATTAAAAAAGATTATGGATGGGATCTGGAAACCACCATGGATCATCTCTGAGAAGGTAGAGGAAATGATGCAACTTATGAGTGGGAGCAATTACACAGTTACTCATATTCATAGGGAAGGCAACAAACTGGCAGACCACTTGGCAAATTATGCTTTAGATTATggagaaatagaatgccaataatTCTGCCATCTAGATGCACAAGGAAGGAGGTTGGTTAATGAAGATAAGCTGCAATGTCCAAATCTAAGGGTGAAGGTGAACAGGAGATAGGAAGCAAAGAAAAAAGGAAGTGCAAGAGACATAACTTATTCGACCACTAtattcaaatcctaagggatgAGGATATAAGGGTTGGTATTTCTAACTTTCTTTTCTCTAATGCAGGTGCAACTACAATGCTTATGGCAATCCATGCTGCAACTTTCGAGATAATTgatgcaaaagagaagaaaaacaacaataatcgagcacaacaacaaagAATAATGGCATTGGCAACCCAACCAGCATGGGGTGAAAGCGTGCTTTCAGTTCATTGGATATACAACCAACATGGTGCAAAAGTGTTTTATATCACACGCATGGTTCAGTTACAAAAAGGATCTGGGAATATAAAATTGATTACTCTTCATGTCGagcacaacaagaagcaaatGGCATTGGAAACACAACTAGCATGTACAACAAATATGTTTTCGAGAAAAGCAAGCAACAAAAAAGCATGCTTCAACACAATTTTTGAATTAAGAAGGCCTGGCAGAAAACATGCTGGTGAgcaaaggaataaaataaaatggaaaagtagAATGCACATGGAAAGTTATCTAGGATACATAAAAGCATGCAATACTCTAGGATAAAGGTAATATGGGATATATTTCTTTATGATACAACTATAGGTGGGGCTCACGTGCTCCCCACCACAAAGCTATCTTCATCAGCTCAATCGAGAAGGCAAAATGAATGCAGCAATGGGAAAAGAGGCCATGCGCGATAGAATGCTGATTCAAATAAGATGCTGATTTTGTGATTTTGGGGAGTGGAATTTACAGCACGAAATCGACACTAACTTCTGACGTGAATGCACGCGTAAAGAATATTAAAATCAGCAGCTGCAAAATAACAAGGGACAACGAGCACGGCAGCTACATCTAACTGTGCATTGGGGTTTTCGGAGTCGTAATTGAATGGGCACGCATGGGTTAAAAGGTGGAGCTCAACTGATCCCCAACACAATGCTGTCTTTAATACTCGGCTTCATCGATAACAAGGAAGAAGCAGAACTCGTCTCCATCACGAGCAGATGGCGTGCACAACTTAAGTGCACTCGTACATCAACAGCATGCGAACGGGTACCTAGAGGAGAATAGACAATGGAGGATGGAGGGAACCCGATATGGAAACAAAGTTAAGCATGCGTTAAACAAGGATCAAAGCAGTGTGAATTTCACATGCACATTCTTGGATGTAGAATTGTATTTCAAAGTTTAATTGCACTAAGGTGACATCAATGTTGAGTGTAATACTCAATTTTGATAATAGGATTCTTGATCATGACATTGTATTTCGTTTTCTATATGGTTATTAATAAAACTTGCGCTAGGCGTTTGCCTAGAGgaccaaaaaaaatagtttatggaaattgaataatgtttgaacttgttggtatcggacccgtattttggttccgaagcccggtatagatccgttataatatttaaactttatctgtgaaatttggcaAGAAACGGAGTTTATATGACAtgattcggaccctcggttgtgaaagtagaaactttaagtgttcttgagaattttagtAATTTTGATGCTATatccgtagttttagatgttattctAGCGACTTGATCGCCcaagcaagttcatatgatgtgttaagacttgtgtgcatatttggtttggagccccgatggcttgtgtgagtttcggataggctacgggatgtctAAGCTTAGAAGAGACCTGGTGTAGGATAGTTGTagagttgcaggtctctgaacctaAGAGTGTGGCCGCATAGTAAAATTCGCGGACCGCGGTGGAATTTCGCGATAGCGGCGGAGGGTTTCACTGACCACAGTGGGTAAGGCCAAATTTATGCGGCCACATCCAGTATTTCGTTGACTGCGGTAAGGTTCATGGTCGCATCTGGTATTTTGCGGGTCGCGTAATGGGTATCAGAGAGGGCTATTTAAACGGGACTTTTCATCAATTTCTcactttttcaaaaccctaaaacataagaggcgatttttcaaatactttttcttacccaaatcataagtaagttattcttaactcatttctttcactcttTACTGTTTATACAAGATTTCATCTtagaatctaaggttttcatggtggaattgaggacttttgggtagaacttaggaatttcgaaatttgagaatttaaatctcaaattgaggtcggattccaaaactaagtGTATATCCGGGTTCGgcggtgaatgggtaatcgggttttggtccgaatttcgggtttggaccaagcgggcccgggtgttgacttttgttgactttttcaaaaatgaccTACGTtgaattccttgctatagtgggtagttcctaaggcttaaattgaattgtttggttggtaatttgctagattctattggttcgaaGACTCGTcaaaaaggaaaagctgtgattgagctaTGAGATCGGCTGTGagatcgaggtaagtgttgtggctaaccttaACTTGAGCGATTAGGTGTTTTGCCTCATTTGCTGCTTGTTTAGTTGTTAATTACGACGTATATGTGTGaagatgagtatctatacgttgttgtTGAGTCATAACATGcaagtgagtcttatacttgtgGTCGTTATGTTCCTTTATACGTATTGTTCCTGCTTAAACTAGTTATTACTCATGTTAAACAAGCCTTATTATGTTTTTTTCCTAgtttggatattggttgagtactAGCTCTAGTTGAGATTTCTATTGTAAAATTTAATGATAAAAGGAAGTTGTTTGATTGTGATGCCCTTGCCGGGTtgttattatttctttatttcttatggtgaggaagagtgataaagcatgaagggtgatgtcgtgcacatttctattattcatatggtgaggaagagtgataaagcacgaaaggtgatgccgtacacatttctattattcatatggtgaggaagagtgataaagcatgaaaagtgatgtcgtgcacatttctattattcatatggcgaggaagagtgataaagcacgaagggtgatgccgtgcaaatttctattattcatatggtgaggaagagtgataaagcacgaaaggtgatgccgtgcacatttctattattcatatggtgagggagagtgataaagcacaaagggtgatgtcgtacacttttctattattgattgcatggtgaggattgagagtaaaagcacgaaaggtggcGTCGTGTATTTTCTATTTGCTGTGTTTACTTGTTGTCATATGTTCAAGTGTACTAGCTGCTTGGATTCCTTTACTATTGTGATTCTATATATTGGAACCTCCATagtatgtttccccttcccattcATTTCTACtttgtttttattaattgttaatctgttagtatattgtttaactacacaggtttatgttgcttgtcgtgtcctagcctcgtcactactttgccgaggttaggctcggcacttaccagtacatggggtcagttgtactgatatggcactttgcactttctgtgtagatcCCAGTACTGGACCATACTGATCAGAGttggggttgctgccttcagtccacaggaCACCCAAAGTAGATTTGCCGACGTTcacagaccctggagtccccttccctcTATCGTAGTTCCTATTTTCTTTCATGTCGAAAAACAAATGTATTTTCCTTTAAACTAGTATTTGTAGAAATTCTTAGACGTTCGTGGATTGTAATACTAGATCATTGGGGTAGTCATGTTTTAGAGTTTTGAACTATTATAAAATTTACCCTCTTTATAGCAGTTTagatttaattattatttattactattttggtTAATGATTAACGTGTTAGAACCTTATCTGTTAGCTTGCCTAACATTCAAGAgttcggcgccatcacgatcctgcCGGTAAAacatttgggtcgtgataagttggtatcagaacactaggttgcctaggtctcacaattcacgaacaagctaggtagagtctgagggatcagtacggagacgtctgtgcttatccttcagaggctacagagtttaggaataacttcacatctattattctctgtcgtgcggtttgatttctcaatgctagttgaacttctactctattcttttgcagatggcaagaacacgtacTGTTTCATcagctgatcagcagcccgagacCCTAGTGGCAGCACTTATGAGGGGCAGAGGATGAGGCCAAGGTCGAGCTAGAGGCTAAGGCAGGGGCAGCGCTCAGCTCAGATCTTAAGCAGCAACATCAGCgttggagcctcaggtagagtttgatgatgagatTCCGGCCCAGACCATCCCAGCAGAgccagctcaggttccagaggggttcatcgcttccccggtactccaggatgctctggtctgtctagtaggccttatggagagtgtcacttaGGCAGTcctacttcctgtagcaccagtcatctctcgggctgggggaggagcacagactcccgttactcacactccggagcagatggctccctagtttcagactctaacggctcagccagttggggtagttccacCGGGTGTTAAGGCACAGACCGACGATGGATCAGCCATGTCTTCtaatgccttgtggagattgaacaggttcaccaagctttttactACTACCTATAGCGGTACATCTTTAGAGGATCCCCATGACTATTTGGACAGTTTttacgaggttctacggaacatggggatagtggagaccaatagagTCGACTTTGCTGCATTTTGTCTGATAGGTTTCGCCAAGAagtggtggagggattattgtttagccagaccagctgggtcgcctgctttgacttgggaccagttctctcagctaccGTAGGCGGTTCGAGCATCTtcaacagggttctatgactgtcacccagTACGAGACGAGGCTTATTGATTTGTctcatcatgctcttcttatactccccATCGAGAGAGATAGGGTGAGAatgtttattgagggactcgctcagcctattaaattgcagatggctaaggagacagggagagagatttctttttaggatgcGGCCAATATGGCTAGttaggttgagatggttctagtttaggggagtggtcaggggtttgACAAGAGGCATCGTCATTCtggcaggttcagtggtgcctcatctggaggtagggattcttttggtagagtccatcctcccaagccgtttcattcagcacttcaaacttctcacggtgct is from Nicotiana tabacum cultivar K326 chromosome 18, ASM71507v2, whole genome shotgun sequence and encodes:
- the LOC107813677 gene encoding uncharacterized protein LOC107813677, with protein sequence MNALIWNIRSVNTQQVFERLTKMHKQNHYDFVGLMEPNQQAKKLERYRNKIGLAQAISNVSNKIWAFIDEVFEVTVMYNMVQQLTLRLFHTETHVEFVLTLIYAKCDAIERIELWDSLYAMARDMDASWLVGGDFNVIWDEEEKFGGLPVSLNEIDDFRHCINTCNLFDLGFKGSIFTWWNGRAEEDCIFKRLDRCLANGEFHQIFPGIEVQHLSKTGSDNSPMYLKCDFETPPIKKPFMFLNILGGTCDF